GGCCACGTCGGCCCGCCTCGCCGTGATCCGGGTCCGCCGGCGGTTCGTGCCCGGCCGCGGGTTCGTCGGTCGGGTCCGTGCCCGCGTCCAGGGCGTCCCACAGCACGCGCTCGGACAGCTGCGGAGCGGACGGGTCGTCCGCGCGCCGCTGCGTGACTTCCGCCGAGGCGGCGGCGCGCCGGAACACCGGGTTGTCGTACTTGCCGGACAGCCGCGCCGACTCGGCGGGCATGCGGGCCAGCAGCGCGCCCGCGCCGAACGCGGCGATCGCGCCGAGCAGCGCGAGCACGGCCGGGAACGCCGACGTGGTCGCCGTCTCGACCTGGGCGCGCGCCGGGAGTTCGGCAAGCGTCGCGGCACGTTCGGCCGTCTTGCCGGAATGGGTCAGCAGCGCGAAGGCGGGTACCGCGGCCACCGCCGCGACCAACGCGATGAGCACGCCGACCACGCGGCGCAACCAGCCCTTCGTGGCCAGCACCGCCGCGATCGACGCGAGCAGCACCAGCGCCAGCGGGGTGAGCGCGCCGAACCAGACACCGCCGTCGAGGTGATCGGTGCGGGGCTGGGTGAGCCCGTCCGAGGAGGTGATAGTCACC
Above is a genomic segment from Nocardia sputorum containing:
- a CDS encoding TIGR02234 family membrane protein; the encoded protein is MTAAHPEDESGRAREPVPEANAPAAENSATHAEAGDGNEPRRNYPVAPVALLAVAAAALWASSRMTWVTITSSDGLTQPRTDHLDGGVWFGALTPLALVLLASIAAVLATKGWLRRVVGVLIALVAAVAAVPAFALLTHSGKTAERAATLAELPARAQVETATTSAFPAVLALLGAIAAFGAGALLARMPAESARLSGKYDNPVFRRAAASAEVTQRRADDPSAPQLSERVLWDALDAGTDPTDEPAAGHEPPADPDHGEAGRRGR